A window of the Cynocephalus volans isolate mCynVol1 chromosome 10, mCynVol1.pri, whole genome shotgun sequence genome harbors these coding sequences:
- the LOC134389215 gene encoding 3-galactosyl-N-acetylglucosaminide 4-alpha-L-fucosyltransferase FUT3-like: protein MDPLGWAQLQRSWRFCLTGLLLQLLLAVCFFSYLRVSQNNATGSPRSGLTIMEPVTMAPSVSAGLPTLPPLLILLWTWPFNNPVALSRCSEMRPGSADCQLTANRSMYPQADAVIVHHRDISSRPQSQLPPSPRPPGQRWVWFSLESPSNCWQLKALDGYFNLTMSYRRDSDIFTPYGWLETWPGQPADGQVNLSAKTKLVAWVVSNWKADSARVKYYQMLKTHLKVDVYGKAHMPLAQETMMEQLAQYKFYLAFENSLHPDYITEKLWKNALQAWAVPVVMGPSRSGYEQFLPPDAFIHVEDFQSPKHLAQYLQLLDKDHARYLSYFRWRETLRPRTISWALAFCKACWKLQQESRYQTVPSIAAWFT, encoded by the coding sequence ATGGATCCCCTTGGCTGGGCCCAGCTACAACGTTCATGGCGCTTCTGTCTCACTGGTCTGCTATTGCAGCTGCTTCTGGCTGTGTGCTTCTTCTCCTACCTGCGTGTGTCTCAAAATAATGCCACTGGGTCCCCTAGGTCAGGGCTCACCATAATGGAACCTGTCACCATGGCTCCCAGTGTGTCGGCGGggctccccaccctcccacccttgCTGATCCTGCTGTGGACATGGCCATTCAACAACCCCGTGGCTCTGTCCCGCTGCTCGGAGATGCGGCCTGGCTCAGCCGACTGCCAGCTGACCGCCAACCGCAGCATGTACCCGCAGGCAGACGCAGTCATCGTACATCACCGGGATATCAGCTCCAGGCCACAGTCGCAGCTCCCACCTTCCCCGAGGCCACCAGGGCAGCGCTGGGTGTGGTTCAGCCTGGAGTCACCCAGCAACTGCTGGCAGCTGAAAGCCCTGGACGGCTACTTCAATCTCACCATGTCCTACCGCAGGGACTCAGACATCTTCACACCCTACGGCTGGCTTGAAACGTGGCCTGGCCAGCCTGCTGATGGGCAGGTCAACCTCTCGGCCAAGACCAAGCTGGTGGCCTGGGTGGTGTCCAACTGGAAGGCGGATTCGGCCAGGGTGAAGTACTACCAGATGCTGAAAACTCATCTCAAAGTGGACGTGTACGGAAAGGCCCACATGCCGCTGGCCCAGGAGACCATGATGGAGCAGCTGGCCCAGTACAAGTTTTACTTGGCCTTTGAGAACTCTCTGCACCCTGACTATATAACCGAGAAGCTGTGGAAGAATGCCCTGCAGGCCTGGGCCGTGCCCGTGGTGATGGGTCCCAGCAGGAGCGGCTATGAACAGTTCTTGCCTCCCGATGCCTTCATCCACGTGGAAGACTTCCAGAGCCCCAAGCACCTGGCCCAGTACCTGCAGCTGCTGGACAAGGACCATGCCCGCTACCTGAGCTACTTTCGTTGGCGGGAGACTCTGCGGCCTCGCACCATCAGCTGGGCCCTGGCTTTCTGCAAGGCCTGCTGGAAGCTGCAACAAGAATCCAGGTACCAGACAGTGCCAAGCATAGCTGCTTGGTTCACATAA